Part of the Companilactobacillus zhachilii genome is shown below.
TCAATCCTAAGTACATGAGTCGCGAACAAGTTCCTGCAGATGTTCTTGAACATGAAAAGGCTATCTTTACTGAAGAAACAAAAGCTGAAGGTAAACCTGAAAAGATTATCCCAAGAATCGTTGAAGGCCGTGTAAACAAGTACTTGTCAGAAATTAGTTTGGCTGACCAAGAATTTGTTAAGGATTCAGATATGACTGTTCAACAATTTGTTGAATCAAAGAACAGTAAACTAGTTTCATTTGTTCGTTATGAAGTCGGTGAAGGAATCGAAAAGAAACAAGAAGATTTCGCTGAAGAAGTAAAGAACCAAATGAATAACTAATAAATTATTTAATTTTGAGAAAGGTCGCTTAATTCATTTTGAATTAAACGACCTTTTCTTTGTATAAAGGGTTGTATCTAAGCAAAATTTATTTAAAAATGGTGATTAGATAATTTTAGTGTAGCTAATATGTTAAAATGTTTAGTAGCAAAATTAAAGGAGAGCACTTATGCCTGATATTAAGTATAAAAGAGTTATTTTAAAAGTTTCTGGTGAAGCCTTAGCCGGAGAAAAAGGATTTGGAATTAACCCCCCAGTTATCAAGAAGATAGCTGAACAAATTAAGAGTGTCCATGATTTAGGTGTTCAAGTAGCCATCGTTTGTGGTGGTGGTAACATCTGGCGTGGTGAAACAGGTGCTGAAATGGGAATGGATCGTGCCCAAGCTGACTACATGGGTATGATGGCCACAGTTATGAACGGTCTAGCTTTACAAGATGGACTAGAACATATTGGTGTTCCAACTCGTGTTCAAACATCAATTGAAATGCGCCAAGTTGCTGAACCTTACATTAGAAGAAAAGCCGTTAGACATCTAGAAAAGGGCCGTGTTGTGATTTTTGCTGGTGGTACTGGTAATCCATACTTCTCAACTGATACAACTTCTGTTCTTCGTGCAGCTGAAATTGAAGCTGATGTTATCTTGATGGCTAAGAACAACGTTGACGGTGTTTACTCAGCTGATCCTAAGAAAGATCCTAATGCTAAGAAGTATTCAGAATTATCACAACTTGATATTATTAATAAGAACCTTGGCGTAATGGATACAACAGCTTCATCATTGTCAATGGATAATGATATTCCATTGATCGTATTCAACTTGAATAAACCTGAAAACATCAAGAAGGTTGTTCAAGGTGAAAATATCGGAACAATTATAAAGGGTGGTAATGATGACAAATAAAGCTATTACAAAAGCTAAAGAAAACATGAATAAGTCAATCGAAGTATTGAATCGTGAATTGGCTAATATTCGTGCTGGTAAAGCTAATGCTTCAATTTTGAGTAATGTTATGGTTTCTTATTACGGTAGTGATGTTCCATTGAACCAAGTTGCTTCAATTAATATTCCAGAAGCACGTGTTCTTTTGATTACACCTTATGACAAATCATCACTTGATGATATCGAACATGCTATCAACTCATCTGATTTGGGATTGAACCCAGCTAATGATGGTAGTGTGATCCGTTTGATCATCCCACAACTTACTGGTGAACGCAGACAAGAGATTGCTAAGCAAGTAGGTAAAGAGGCTGAAGGTGGACGTATTGCTGTTAGAAACGTTCGTCGTGAAGCTATGGATGATTTGAAGAAGCAATTGAAAGCAAATGATGTTACTGAAGATGAATTCCATACTTTGGAAAAAGATGTTCAAAAGGTAACTGATGATTCAATCGCTAAGATTGATAAACTAGCCGCAGATAAAGAACAGGAAATTACTGAAGGTTAGTCTCAATGACAGAGAATAATACCAAACAATTAGATCCAGAAATATCTGTTCCAAAGCATATTGCCATTATTATGGACGGTAATGGTCGGTGGGCTAAAGCAAAAGGTCTACCGCGAATTGCCGGCCATAAAGAAGGTATGAACAATGTTAAAACCATTGCTACTGCTGCTAGTCATCTGGGAGTTAAGGTTTTGAGTCTTTATGCTTTTTCGACTGAAAATTGGAGTCGACCAAGCAAAGAAGTTAACTTTTTGATGCGCTTGCCAGTAGATTTTTTTGGAACATTTATGCCGGATTTAATTAAGGAAAATATTCAGGTCAAAGTGACCGGTTTCACTGATCATTTACCTGATAAAACTAGAAAAGTTGTATTGAAAGCAGTTGAGGACACAAAGGATAACACTGGGATGATCCTCAATTTTGCTTTTAATTACGGTGGTCGTGCAGAAATTGTGCATGCGGCAAAAAGTTTGGCAATCGACGCCGTTAATGGTTCAATAGATCCAGATAAAATTGATGATTCAATGTTTGCCAATCATTTATTGACCGAACAACTGGGAGATTTAGCTGACCCTGATCTCTTGATCAGAACAAGTGGCGAGGAAAGAATCTCCAACTTTATGTTGTGGCAATTGGCTTATTCAGAAATGGTTTTTGATAAGACTTATTGGCCTAACTATACCGTTGATAATTTGGTTGAAGATATTAAAGAATTTGACAGACGAGATCGTCGATATGGATCTGTTTAGTTAGTTTGGGGGAAAATTATGAAACAACGTGTAATCACCGCTGTTATTGCACTAGCAATCTTTATTCCCATATTGCTTGCTGGTGGAGTGTGGCTTGAAATTGCAGCAGCAGCTTTAGCAGTTGTTGGTGTGTTTGAAGTTTATATCATGCGCAAACGTATTATCGTTTCCATGGACTTTTTAGTGACAATTTTAGGAACATTGGCCTTGGTTGTACCAGATGGTTTTTATCGAGGCTGGTTCCCGAAGAGTTTCACACGACTTGATTTGTTCTATGTCTTCTCGATCATTTTGTTGATTATTACTGTTTTGACAAAAAACAAATTCAATTTTGAAGATGCAGGTGTTTCGGTCGTATCTATGCTTTACATCGGTACTGGATTCCATTACTTAGCAGCTGTTAGAAATTCAGCTCCTGGTCTGGGTCTTTTGATGTATGCCTTGATTGTTGTATGGTCAACTGATATTTTTGCTTATACATTTGGTCGTAAGATTGGTAAGCATA
Proteins encoded:
- the pyrH gene encoding UMP kinase, with product MPDIKYKRVILKVSGEALAGEKGFGINPPVIKKIAEQIKSVHDLGVQVAIVCGGGNIWRGETGAEMGMDRAQADYMGMMATVMNGLALQDGLEHIGVPTRVQTSIEMRQVAEPYIRRKAVRHLEKGRVVIFAGGTGNPYFSTDTTSVLRAAEIEADVILMAKNNVDGVYSADPKKDPNAKKYSELSQLDIINKNLGVMDTTASSLSMDNDIPLIVFNLNKPENIKKVVQGENIGTIIKGGNDDK
- the frr gene encoding ribosome recycling factor, which gives rise to MTNKAITKAKENMNKSIEVLNRELANIRAGKANASILSNVMVSYYGSDVPLNQVASINIPEARVLLITPYDKSSLDDIEHAINSSDLGLNPANDGSVIRLIIPQLTGERRQEIAKQVGKEAEGGRIAVRNVRREAMDDLKKQLKANDVTEDEFHTLEKDVQKVTDDSIAKIDKLAADKEQEITEG
- a CDS encoding isoprenyl transferase, which gives rise to MTENNTKQLDPEISVPKHIAIIMDGNGRWAKAKGLPRIAGHKEGMNNVKTIATAASHLGVKVLSLYAFSTENWSRPSKEVNFLMRLPVDFFGTFMPDLIKENIQVKVTGFTDHLPDKTRKVVLKAVEDTKDNTGMILNFAFNYGGRAEIVHAAKSLAIDAVNGSIDPDKIDDSMFANHLLTEQLGDLADPDLLIRTSGEERISNFMLWQLAYSEMVFDKTYWPNYTVDNLVEDIKEFDRRDRRYGSV
- a CDS encoding phosphatidate cytidylyltransferase, yielding MKQRVITAVIALAIFIPILLAGGVWLEIAAAALAVVGVFEVYIMRKRIIVSMDFLVTILGTLALVVPDGFYRGWFPKSFTRLDLFYVFSIILLIITVLTKNKFNFEDAGVSVVSMLYIGTGFHYLAAVRNSAPGLGLLMYALIVVWSTDIFAYTFGRKIGKHKLWPAISPNKTWEGTVAGIIMALIISGVYMYFVPQEYSMTTMLMIAFVLSIMGQMGDLIESAYKRFYKVKDSGNILPGHGGILDRFDSMLIVLPLLHIFGLV